CAATCTCACCACAGCCATAAATGCAGTTATGTAAGTTTTTAATACATACCTTGCCATCAGCATCTTTCACAGCCCTTGCCAAGGTATAAGGCAATGGGTTCAGATTCATCCCCACAGGTGTGTCTGAATTCACGTTCAGCGGGAGAACAAAGCGACGAGGGAAAGATCGGGATACTGAGTCATAAACCTGTTACACAGACAGAAAGTTACGgcgagggagggaggagagtggCATTTCAGGCTAAATGCCCTTTTTGGGAAcaattctgaagttttaaacattcctccctcctctgaaatcttttgcttctttctatTAAGTGTTTTACCAAGTTCTGGTAAGGGCTCTGCTTGTTCTAGGACTTTACAGTAGAAAACGAAACTACAATCAATTAAATCAGTCTCTGGAGGAGCATCCTTCTCCCCTGGATGATAAGGCGAGTAGAAGGAGGCTACTGTGCCTCAATTCAGTGCCTGAAGTTAGCCTGCATGactttcctttcctgttctcaGCTACACATGGACTTCATGTTTGGGAAGTCTAGGGTAGTGGTGGATTTACTTGAGGAGCAAAGGGGAGAGCAAACTAGCAGCTCCCAGTGTGGCAGACATTCAGCAGGTTGCATGAGAGGAGTAATTCCACCATTGCCACTAAAGTTCTGTTCAAGCCAAGTTCAGAACCCGTAATACTTCCAAATATTAAGCCTTCGAAACAAAACAGGTGGCAAGGACcctgttttggtatttttcagttacttCAATCTGTAACTCACCAGTTCAACATGAAACCACTTTAATCATACGTGTTCATCTTGAAACcctattttcaaaatgttttatgttttatgtaGCCACAGTACACTGGTTGAGGAACTCTGCCAGACAAAATATGGTTTAGTCAGCAAGCAAAAGCATTAAGCATCATTCGGGGAAAACACATCAATCATGCTCAGGCATGCCTTAATCTTTCAGTGCAGCGTAAACTTTAGATTCTGTTCTGAAATGACTTgcacttgtgtgtgtgtatacagtTAATGGCCATGCTACTTGTCAGTTAAAGAATGTGGGTGTTGGAAATACATGCCTAATGTTGACATATGGATACCTTCAGACAGATCAAATTATAGCTCTTTTGTGCTCAGAAAAGGCTGAACGAAAGCGGGAATcagtttgcaaagaaaatggtCGTAATAATGCTATGCTGTACTCGAATTAACGTTCACCAcatctttgcaaaaaaaaaaaaaaggaaagcagaacaaaatgacCCTACAGGGACAGGACTATACACTTTTCAGATCAGAACTGATTTGCTTCTAGACAGCTCAGAACATAGCCAGAGGAAGTTCAGATCTGTCTGAACATGTTGTAGAAATGCCTGCCCTTCACCCACAATATTGTGGGTTTCCAATAAACACATCTGCAAtagaagaaactgaaagcaCCCCCACTTTTCCAACATATGACCTATGCAAAATAATGCCTCTTACATGGCTTTAAATGGTGCTTTTGACAAGAGTTGGAAACAATAAGTAACTGATTTATGAATATATGCTGTTGTGAGGTGAATGTGAGGAACAATGTAGGGGTTTCTGTgatgtttgtgtttctgtgatttgCATAAGGCTGATTTTCTAAAGTAATGCCTTTAAACAacagagtttatttttcttttgccctttaaaagtaatgcaaaaaaatactttgcttaCTTTCTGGAGGGGGGAAATTTTATGACACAGGGATATGGAAAATTAATATGATTAAAcccaagattttaaaacagaagtacaTTCTGCCATGCTGATGGAGATCTGTGTCACACAccagtttttaaattttcaagGAAATGCTCCATGGAGATTATCTGCTCAgagatttaaaaggaaagaaaaatactaacatATCAACAGAACATAATTCTAGTTTTTCCTTATAGTCACAGTTCCTTTCCCCAGTTCACATCCTACACCTTGTGGTCCCCCATCGTGTTGTCCGTTCTACCAACCTGAGCCTTGCTTCAGAAAAGTAACTCAGCCAGCATGGGGCCCCACCAGATCCTACGCAAGGCAAAAGGCAGAGATCTTACCTGATCCAGGCCTTCCCCACTCCTCCGCAGGTTCTGCAGTTTGTAAGCAGTCAGAGTTGTTCCATCATCCTGGCAGCACAGATCCAGGACCACGCAGCCACAATCTTCAAAGGCATTGATTTGATGGAAAGTAGCAAAGGGCTTACTGTACCACTGCCCCGGCAGCACCTGCAGTGACCGTGAGAGAGGCTAAAGATCCCAGCCACATCTCAACgggttttctcttctctcccctATTTCATTCCCCACTCATCCCTTGGTATTTGTCTTGTGTCCTTGTGTTACTACAGAATGGCTGCTTTAAGCCAGTTAAGTAGGCAAAACCAGATGAAGAACAGCCCAGGACAGGCCCCTTGCTGTCACGACTCCATCCCTACAGCATCATTCCCAGGTTATGACTGCCCAAAACTGGGGAACTGCATTTCAGGCCCTGCGCTGCAGTTCCAGGAACCCCAAACTGCTTATTTCTGCCTGTTCTTTTAGgggtgtgaaaaaaaaaaaaaagaatcaatagAGAGGGAAGTGCATGAAGCAATCCCATTTCCAACCAACAGACACCCATGCTTATAAAGCCTAtactgcagcagcttctgggcTGATTCATACAGCTGTCAgtggctgctccccagcactcTTCTCTTAGCATCTAAAattctgcacagctgctggaaaggcCAAAGATCCACCTACCTCCCCCGTGTGCTTATTCACCACATGGAAGCAAGTATTGTACTGAGGCTCCCAGCTTATCCCTTCAAAAATGGATTTCCCACAGAGTTTGGAAGTGATAATCTGCAACAGATTCAGCTTGATGGGTTGCTCAATGAAAATGATGTAGTTTTCACTCATCCctgaaaaaagaaggaaggaggtaTCTTCTGAGTATTAGGCAAATGAGATGATAAAAATTCTTGGGGTCAGAGGGCAGTCAGCAGCCCTTTCTGGCTCACACTAGGCTAAATCCAGAGTCTGAGATAGAAAGCATTCTTACCAAAGCTGTGATAGTAGGAGGGTTTCATCTTATCCATCGGAGCAATGGAGCACAGCACTTTTGCTCCCTCTAACGTGTCACTGCAGTTTGACTTTTGTGGAGGGACCTGAATGATATTATAGCTAGAccctggaaaggagaaagggtGTTCAACACCACTGAGACGTGAGACTGTCCACATTCATCAAACCAAAGTCAGGctctgttcctttctgtttccctaGAATACTAGGAACCATGGTCATAGCTACActgagcagaaaacaaaaagccaggTATCAAGTCAATAAAACAATCTACGGAGGATTACTgagcaaaaaaaagaagcttgaaAGGAATGGATCTTCTCAGTCTGGTAGACTGCCATCTAATTTTGCTGTCTGCAGTGTATTCCTTACGTTAACTCAGAGTATTTTATAATAGCAGGATCAGGAAGAAAACCAACTTCATAGCTTGTgtatcaaaggaaaagaaaactttggcCCTTGGCGATGACTGATGCTCATCTAATAAATCTGACCATATGGGCAGCAAAGAATGGCACATTTGAATAATAATCTGTAGTTTAGTCTCtccagctgaaaacagctgtgctgcaaagcTAGATATTGCTAAAGccaaaaggaaatgaaaatggcaagaatgaaaaatgaacaaaactgGGCAACAGTTCAGTGAACTGGAACCAGCCTGAGGTATCACAATAAAGGGCAGTGGCTGTTTCCACAGCCCCCCTGAAAAAGAAGGCTTCCATCGACCTGACGCTGAGCAGCCACATTGATGTGACTAGATCCCAAACAGACATAATGCTCATAGttttgggaagaagaaaaatatcccaCAACATTCAGCTTTGCTGTAAGATAGCCAGGTCACTGCGGTAAATGCCACCGTCTCTCCTGTATAAACCCCTTATGGCCCTTATCAAAAGCCAATTATTCTAAGTGGAAAACGTGCTGCTAATTGTCAGAATTCTTTGGATAAGGCTGCTGGATGGGACTTTACAAATCATTCTCCTGTTTTCCATCAATGcttgggaaaggaagagggaaatcTGTGGAATATTCACAGGCCAAAGTCAGAAGCATCTGAAACTAACTGCTGAGAGAAGCCGTTTTTACGGGACAGACTAATACCCTGAAATAACAACTAATCTGCTTCACCTTCATTTGCcacaaagagaaacagcaatttCAGCGTCTCTTCAGACACTGAAGTTTCTTCAACAACTGCTCCTtgaagcagcagccagaagcagCCCACACACCCAGCCCACAGCCCAGTCCTACCATGTTTCCCGTAGGAATTGCCCATGTTGTATGTTGTCCCATCAGGCTCATAATGAGGATGAGCAGTGGCCCCGTTCACTGCAACGAATTTGCTCCAGTCCACCTGCAAATGCCAAAGATTCCCAGTCAGTGCAGAAGtctcctgcagcaaggcagagtCTTTCTGAATGTCAGTTGCATGGAAGTCTGAGGAAGACTAGTTGATGATTATGGCCCTAATGTTGGGATCTGGACTTAAACCTTTATTTTGCCTGCAATCTTCCTGAAATCCTGGGAAACGATCAATGTTTCTCTCTGTGTTAATCCTACCATTAAAATGGGACTAGCAGCACCAGCCATTTCTCTGGGAGACTTGAATGTTGCTAATGGCAGGGAGCGCCGACACAGTGGGAGCGTTGCCTGTACAAGCATTTTAGCCAGGACCCCCTGTAATAACTACAGACAGACATGCGTGAAGAGACAGTCACTGCCCCCCAAAAATCACCAAGCCTTTTGAAAGCACCCTTAGCTAACCGACAGCGTTTACTCTCCGCACAGAGGAAACAGCTCAGCTTCACTGTCTCCAGCTAGCAGGAGCAGTGTACTCACAGAGGTACAACTGTGAGTGCTCTTATTTATCCTTAGTTCCTGGGGTAGGGTGTGTTTGGGCTCAGATAATGGAGGAGATGTGTTGGGAAGAAGGTTTGAAGGAATGAGTTGGAGGAAGATTAATGCATGCGTTGAAATGTTAACGTATGGAAGATAGGCTGCTTTtccaaaagtttaaaaatatggcTTTCAAGTATCCAGCCTGAGACGCTTTGTTTGGAAAGGCCCAGTAGAAAAAAGTGCCATGCCACTGGAAGCTTAGAAAACCATGTCCTTGTAAGGCACCTCATATCAGAAAGTTTAAATGTGACATCATCCTTCAATTTCTTCATTTAGCCAAAAAATACCAGCCTGCATCGAAAAAGCAGCTTAAGGGGAATTTTTTGAATGACCAGATGGCTCAACAGAGCTGACATTCAAACTAAATATACCCACGCATCTTTTCATCACTGCATTATGGTttacaaaacagacaaaatagCAAATTGTCAAACTCTCCATTTCAATAAATAGCATGCTATACTTGACAGAGTTTCTTCATGACTCACAACTGAACCTGTTGGGAGGGATGGACTCCTGGAATGCCTCCCTTGAGATCTGAGGGTGTGCTGAGCCCGGTATTTTTTTGGTATTAAATAGACCATGGGAACATACAGGCACAGTAGTAAATACTGATTTAGGAATGGCAGAATCCTTCCTCAGGCCTTCTCACCATTGCCCAGCGCAGCAAAGAACCAAACCTCATCtcagggtgcaggcagggggacATACACAGCTTATGGTGTCATTGCACAAGTCACACTCTTCCCTGAAATGCAGCCACGCTCCTGTGAGGGGATGCACAGGACGCAGGGGAAGGTTCCTGCTCTGACTTTCTGTTCATTTGCTAGCGTGGGAGAAAATAAAGCGGCAGCTGAACTTTGACTTGACTTTACATTGACTTCACCACCCATTTGCAACAGTGGGTTTTAGTCAAGACTTTGACGGgctgttttggtgtttttaaagctgcagGTGTAAAAAGGGAACAGATAGGGAGAATGAAGAGATAGGGCAATAATACGGATCTGAGATCAGCGATGTTAACTTCTTCCTGtatgcacttttatttttcacacacTGGTAGGTACAGACAAGTCCAGGCACGCAGTGAGCGCACTGGAGGAATGCCATCTGTACCCAAACGGAAACCACTCGGCATGTTTCGCCCCTTGCTTGCTACAGTGGGCAGTGACTGAAACTTCACTCATAAGAGCTGCCTTATCACTAGGTAGTTTTTTCAGGGACTCAAGCACACCACGAAGGGATGCTTGTGGCTATGGCCCAGAGCTGCACCGatcatttcttttgctgctcCTAGAAACAGCAAGAAGGGGTTCTCCTGGACCATAAGCAAACCCCTTTATCCCACCTACCCAcaccttttcctttgtttcaagTGTCTCTGGGTCCACTTTGTACATGAAGATGGTCTCATTGCTGACATAATAGTCTCCTTTATACACAACGTAGTTCACACTGGCATTGTCACTTGGTTCTGAAACGAAATCCTGGAGTTGTACACAGCGCTGTTTAAGCTTGAGTTACATTGTAACAAGTTAGACatgtttaaacaaataaatccaTTTGCAATGACACTAATCCATCTGTGAGTGATTAGAAATATCTCACTAATCTACAAAGGCACTCTGCCTGCACAGGTGAGATCAGGATAAAAGGACAAGAACTGGTTCTCATGGAAATCACTGCAGTCTGTCACACTTCTTCCATCTGCCCTTTGTTTCTGCCCTCTTAGTTCCTCATGgccctctccctctcctccctaGCCAAAGTCCTCTCCTCTGACAGCCATATGAAGAGTGCCATGTTTGATTTACAGCATTGGAAATGAGAGGCAAGACTTGAAGCTACAACTTGGGCTGCGAGGAGGGCAGGGACACCATTTTTGTGACAGGGCTTGGACACAGAACGCTTCTTCTTCCCTATTCTCTTTAAAACTGAGTGAGGGAGATGCCTTTTGAGAACTACACGCACATAACAGCCAGAGCTGTTCTTGCTACTCCTAGGGGATCTGGGACCCACTAGCCAGTTGGCTGAGAAgagctgaggaaaaaacaattcCCCCAACTGAACACTGTGTGTGGTGAACACAAAGCCTGAAGTCGGTACAGGAAAAGCCCGGAGGACAGACTGCCTTAGGGAGAGGAAAAGCTTAATGTGTGTAAAGAGTCACATAGGCAAGGGTGTGCTGGAACACCCTGCTGGAGGTTGGAAAAGATGGGGGATGCAGATAGTTCTGAAATTTATCGAGAGAGCTGGGACGGGGTGGGACGCTGGGGAGCTAGGCAGACAAATGAGTGAAGGTATGGGCATCTTTGGAGAGAACAGATGACACGGCAGGACAGGATCCATCTCCACAGGGAAGATAAGAAGCAGATGGTCACACATGTAAGCAACAAGTTGCAAACTTCAGGCCTGTTCTGGTTTTAGTGGAAAGTACTTTGCTTGCATTTAAGCCTATTTCTTTCCTGACATACACAGAATGCTAAAGGTAATGGTACTTCTATTCCTGTGCAATACCACCCCTCACCCTACTCATATCATCTCCTTGCACCTCAGTACAGGAAGGGAAGGATTAGCCCATTTACTCTACAAGCTTAGCAAGGCAAGGTGCTCTAAGGGCAAAGCTGTGTCTCACGTAGAATGGCAGATTGTAATGCTCATTATCAGGGCTGTACAGGGTGTTCTTCAGAGAAAGATTTCTGTTGCGGATTTGCAACAAACTCGGGGTCAAGTGAACTGAAGTGGCACTAAAACATTAAACCGAATGTGCCTCTCCCAGCTAAGTCTGACACcaacttgcatttttcttgttgATGTTGTTCTAAGAGATCATCTAA
The genomic region above belongs to Falco naumanni isolate bFalNau1 chromosome 16, bFalNau1.pat, whole genome shotgun sequence and contains:
- the BCO2 gene encoding beta,beta-carotene 9',10'-oxygenase isoform X5 — its product is MALLHQFQLENGTVTYRSKFLQSSSYLTNSQHNRIVASEFGTLAMPDPCKSVFERFMSRFEMPQPSDNASVNYVVYKGDYYVSNETIFMYKVDPETLETKEKVWVDWSKFVAVNGATAHPHYEPDGTTYNMGNSYGKHGSSYNIIQVPPQKSNCSDTLEGAKVLCSIAPMDKMKPSYYHSFGMSENYIIFIEQPIKLNLLQIITSKLCGKSIFEGISWEPQYNTCFHVVNKHTGEVLPGQWYSKPFATFHQINAFEDCGCVVLDLCCQDDGTTLTAYKLQNLRRSGEGLDQVYDSVSRSFPRRFVLPLNVNSDTPVGMNLNPLPYTLARAVKDADGKVWCTHENLYPEGFEKVGGLEFPQINYSQYNGRRYRYFYGCGFGHLVGDSLIKVDVETKNFKIWQEDGSFPSEPVFVPVPNATAEDSGVILSVVVSPTENQSAFLLVLDAETFRELGRAEVAVQMPYGFHGIFTSH